The Akkermansia sp. RCC_12PD genome contains the following window.
CCCTGTGGTGCCATACTGGAAATTTGTTATAGAAAATGGCACGGGATCTGTAAAAGTGGATTCAGACCGCATGAAAAAAGAATTCCCTTATGATGACACGAAGCATTGCTCGGCTGCCGCGGCTTCCAATCTGCTTCATTCCTGGTGGGACAGGAACAGGGCTGTTTGCGAGGAATTATACGGTCCTGTCTCCGGAGTACGTACGGCCTATACAGGTTCCAGAGACAAATATTCTGCCCAGAATTCTGAAATATTCCGCTGGTATATACAGCATTGGCAGGGAGTGGGCAATCCATTTGACGTCAAGATGAAGCAATATTTTTTCCAGGATTATTTCCAGGAGTATTTTCCCAGTTACAGCAGCAACATTTCCATTTTGGGAATATGGACGATGGCTTTCCACAATTCTCTGTCTACTCTCACCAATCAAGTCCAGGGGCTTGTGGACCGTGGTCCTGTGGCGCTTACGGTAAATATAGGAGGGTTCGGTCATGCTATTACCTGCTGGGGATATACTCTGAATGGAGAGGGGTTGCTGGAATCTCTTCTAGTGACAGATTCCGACGATAGCATGACCGGATTGGCTCAGTTGCTTGTATCCCAGGAGAAAAATAATGAAGGGAATTTTGTGTTTACGGGAGCCCGCGCCCTGGATGGAGCCGCCTTTCTTGAAAAGGAAATCGTGGTGTCTTCCAGTGACACGCGCAAGGAGTCAGTTTCTCCTTCTCTGAATTACAAGGATGCTTATGTGATGCAATTTTTCAGTCTGAACGATATGGCTCTTCCTACTCCGGAACCTTCATCCGCCTTGTTTTTGCTGGCAGGTTGCGCACTAGCCTGGAAAAGGCGCCGTTGAAGGCGGAAAAGGTGGAGAACGGGTTTTACTGGAAGGCTGGTTTTTTACCGCATGCTCTCTAGCCGTGCCCTGCGGCAATAGATTTTCCCTCGGTTTTCTACTTAAAGAAAGTTATTGACGGTGTTCCTGGCAGGACTTGAACCTGTACGCCTTTCGGCGCCAGGCCCTGAGTCTGGTGCGCCTCTCAATTTCGCCACAGGCGGGACAAATGCATGGACGCACTCGGCCGTACCGCACTCTGGTGTTCAAGATCAAACAGGAGGATTTGTTTTTGACATGCTCCAGAAATGTACCGCATGGCGGCAACGGGTGGCATCTTGTTGAGCATCTGTCTGCGGGCCGCATTCTTTCCCCTTCCCGGGCGGATGTCGGGCTTCCGCGTGTTTACCTCGTGACTGAACGGAAGGAGCGCTAAAAACGGGACAGGAGCAAAAAAAAGCCTGTGGCGTATCTTTATATCGACACGGTCACCGCCTGCCCTCTGGCCGCCGATGTGACAGAGGGGGGGTCTTGAAGCCGTAGGGAAACGGTGCGCGCTGGTTTATTTCCCGGTGAAGGGGGACAAGTTCGTGGTGGGCGCCCCTGTGGAGGGAACCCTGAGGAAGGTCAAGTTTTACTCCGACCTGGGGATGACCGCCAGCGACGGGGCGCAGTGTTTTATGTATGAGGCCTACCAGGCTGATTTTAAAAAGCGGCGCGAGAGGTCAAGAGACAGATTATTGCCTTGGTTAAAAAAACAGTCCTGAATCCGGAGCGGGATTTGCCGGGCGTTCCGGAGAACGGATTCAGCTCATGATGCAGAGGACTGGGTTGCTTAAACTATAGAAGAAAATGCTTCTTAAGATACCCGTAGCAATGCGGAACAGGTGAATAACAGTTCATTGGGAGCCTCGGCTACTTAAGTGTATAGGTTCCCAATTTTTTTCATAGCCGGCCGGATTGAATTTGTTGCGCATCCCCAGCTTGGCGGAGGGAGGGACGATGCCCAGGCGTTTCTGGTTTTCCAGCCGTTTGGCGGCAATGGCGCCGGGAGATTTGCCTTCATACAGGGGGCGCCGCGTACTCCATTTTTCCTTTTTTACAACATGGTGTTGCCGCCGTTCCCGGTCATGAACTCGGTTTCTCCAGAGCGCTGTTTTCCGTGGAACCATGCGGATTCCGGAGGAAGAGCGCCGGGCGCCGTCTTCAGGACTCGGTCCATGCTACCACCACAGAATGGCGCAGAGCAGGATGGCGGCTCCATAGGCCATGCCGCCCAGGCAAAGGGGAGTCCACCAGAAGGGTTTGGAACAGATTTTATTGACCATGTCCCGGTAAAGATAGGGCTTTCCTATCCAAAGGAGGGAGAAAAAGATGACGATGTAGCACCAGATGGGGATGAGCAAGCGCGTGACTAATGCCGTTTTCTTTAACGGGAACTTCCTCCGGATGTGTTCCGGGTGTCCGGGAAACAGTTTCCGGACAATTCCCGGTGAGGGCCGGCCCGGAACGGAATGGCTCCGGATCAACCACGATTTTTTCGCAAAAGGCGTTTCAACCGGAGCATCTGGAAAAGGGTGGGGTTCCGGTTCCGGCCATCTTTTTCTGGCTTGCGGGGGTGCGGGGATTATTCGGCATGCGTTTCCTGCGCCCACTTTCTGTATTGCTCGGACAATTGCTCCACCAGAGCCTTGTGCCGGGGGGCCAGGTTGTTCTGTTCCGTCCTGTCTCTGATGTCGTAAACCTGCCAGGGTCCCCGGTTGGGAGCCACCAGCTTGAATTTGTCCGTCAGAGCGGCGCGGTTTCTCTGGTGTTCCCAGAAAATGGTACGGGGAGGGCAGGAGTTGGGAATGCTGTCCCATACCTTTTCCGGCGGAATTGAAGCGGGTTTGGACCAATAGGAGTTGAGCGGCTTGCCGTCCATGTGGCTGGGGACGGACAGTTTGGCCCAGGTGAGGCAGGTGGGGGCTATGTCCTGGAGCAGGAACGGGGCGTGGTAGCGTGTTCCGGGGCGCAGAACCTTGGGGTAGCGGATGATGAAAGGGGCGGAGAGGCCGCCGTCAAAGGTCTCAATCTTGTATTGGCGGTAGGGCGTGTTGGATACGGCCGCCCACATGGGGCCGTAGCCGTCCCGGCAGCCCACTTCCCCCAGCGGGCCGATAGGCAGCACGGTTTTTTTGTTTTTGTTGTTTTGTGGCATTTCCGCCGTCGCCCCGTTGTCCGACAGGAACATGACGATCGTGTTGCCGCTGAGGCGGTGGCGGTCCAGGGATTCCAGAATTTTGCCGATGCCCCGGTCCATAATGGAGATTTGCGCGGCGTAGGTGGCCATGCATCCGGATATGTATTCCTTGCGTTCCCTGGAATTTTTTTCATAGCCGGCCGGATTGAATTTGTTGCGCATCCCCAGCTCGGCGGAGGGAGGGACGATGCCCAGGCGTTTTTGGCTTTCCAGCCTTTTGGCGGCAATGGAGCCGGGAGATTTGCCTTCATATAGGGGCAGCATTTTTTTTATTTCCTCCCTGGGGGCTTGGAGGGGCGTATGCGGAGCCGTATAGGCTACGTAAAGGAAGAAAGGAGCTTTTGCCTTGGCGGCATCGTCAATATATGCCAGGGCAGTCTGTGTGATGTCCTCCGTCATGTAAAAGTCATCGGGCAGGTCTTCCGGCTTGAGCAATCTGCCGTCTTCACCGAAGGGACGGTCAGGCATGGGCTTGTAATAGTCCGCCGCTCCACCCAGGAGCCCGCGGTAGCGGTCGAAGCCTCGGTCCCAGGGATAGGTTCCCCGGACTTTTCCCAAATGCCATTTTCCGGACAGGTAGGTGCGGTAGCCGGCTTTTTTCAGCAGTTCCGGCAGGGTGGGAATGTCCGGTTTCAGGCGTCCCCGGTAGCCGGGACGGCCGCTGTCGTCGTCCAGCAGCCCCACGTCCACTTTGTGGGGTTCGCACCCGGTCATGATGGAGGCCCGGGAGGGGGAACAGCGGGAGGCCGTGTAGCATCGCGTAGCCTGCATTCCCTGCCTGGAGAGAGAGTCGATGTTGGGAGTGGGTATTTCAGAACCGTAGCAGCCCAGATCGGACCAGCCCATGTCGTCGGCTAGGATGAGGACAATGTTGGGCCGGGCAGCGCGGACGGTTTGCAGAGA
Protein-coding sequences here:
- a CDS encoding sulfatase-like hydrolase/transferase, which codes for MISYTSIMRCLIRLISCTAIAFLSLQTVRAARPNIVLILADDMGWSDLGCYGSEIPTPNIDSLSRQGMQATRCYTASRCSPSRASIMTGCEPHKVDVGLLDDDSGRPGYRGRLKPDIPTLPELLKKAGYRTYLSGKWHLGKVRGTYPWDRGFDRYRGLLGGAADYYKPMPDRPFGEDGRLLKPEDLPDDFYMTEDITQTALAYIDDAAKAKAPFFLYVAYTAPHTPLQAPREEIKKMLPLYEGKSPGSIAAKRLESQKRLGIVPPSAELGMRNKFNPAGYEKNSRERKEYISGCMATYAAQISIMDRGIGKILESLDRHRLSGNTIVMFLSDNGATAEMPQNNKNKKTVLPIGPLGEVGCRDGYGPMWAAVSNTPYRQYKIETFDGGLSAPFIIRYPKVLRPGTRYHAPFLLQDIAPTCLTWAKLSVPSHMDGKPLNSYWSKPASIPPEKVWDSIPNSCPPRTIFWEHQRNRAALTDKFKLVAPNRGPWQVYDIRDRTEQNNLAPRHKALVEQLSEQYRKWAQETHAE